From Cyprinus carpio isolate SPL01 chromosome A18, ASM1834038v1, whole genome shotgun sequence:
cctagtTCTTATGGAGAGGACTGGAGATTGATGTCGACAATAACGTTGTCATGCAGGATCAAGAAATTGCATCTATGCGACAAGGGCGAGCTTTCTTATCTCTCATAAACGACAGTATCCCAAAGACTGTGTCTGCAATGGAGAAGTTTCTGGCTATGCTGGAAGAGGAAGACAAGTCTTTCACTCAGGCCCATTTTGAGACCCTCCTCCTCGGGACTATCTATTCAGCCTACCAGGCACGAAATCAGAGGCTGGAGTCAGAGCAGCAGGCCTGGATGGATATTCTTGGTCGTTTTGCaaataatacttttgttcagctaCGCAAGTCTTAACTAGCAATAAACATGCCATTGATTCACTTTTCACACTTCAGAAaagcaccatatatatatatatatatatatatatatatatatatatatatatatatatatatatatatatatatgggcctCCTCTCGTGCTGATTAAGTAGATCATCTAAACGTGTTCCTCCTGaactttgttaaataaacatcatttaaagTATCATCCTGATTATTTGTACCTGGTTTATATGACTCAAAGAAtagtttgtaaataatatgatcctCTTATTACACCAATAAAGACACATAACATGAAGATTTTAATGtcaaaaagtacaaaagtttATTTTGATCAGAATATACATATTTAAGGACCTATAAAAGGTAATAAAACAAGTCCttagtttaatttttgttgttcCAGGGTTTATATATTGACATGAGCCTGAGACCTTTAGTATCTAGTTTTAAAGCTCAGTGTattctctctcactttttctttgcttttgatGTCTTGCATTCTGTCTTGCTCTTGGTCTTTGACTTGGTCTCTGTTGATGACAGCTTTTTCTTGAGTTTGGCATCATCAGCAGCTGCTCTTCTGTCTCTGTTCGTATGCTGCTGAGTGCGATGCTGGGATCTGGAGGTTCCAGGTCTGCCTCCACTGTCCTCCACTTTCTCCATTGTCTGTTTCCGATTAACACTGTTCAGTGTGTCCTCCCGGTTCCAGATCAAAATGTTATAGCCTGTAATTAAAGTTTACAACTTTCTGAATTAATTAAATCATCTATCAGTCCTGGCTACTTTGACTATAAACAGTAAATGATAT
This genomic window contains:
- the LOC109109978 gene encoding protein FAM180B-like; the protein is MLLTQIKVLWVVLCLVGFREPWKTSDVSAVLHEGLAHQGFIRSVSDSNLMFEFLWRGLEIDVDNNVVMQDQEIASMRQGRAFLSLINDSIPKTVSAMEKFLAMLEEEDKSFTQAHFETLLLGTIYSAYQARNQRLESEQQAWMDILGRFANNTFVQLRKS